In one window of Methanofollis sp. DNA:
- a CDS encoding winged helix-turn-helix transcriptional regulator, with amino-acid sequence MVHVHRGVIMIDQRISLRAVERPPAHGTEEDFSWFCESLGLTHGRDLDTTAERVVLQILEEVAEEPGVSSARIAERLAITPGRVNHHVRNLVATGLLYRRKKLIYLRGGSLAAAVVEMKKDADRIFDELHVIAEVLDREIVRH; translated from the coding sequence ATGGTACATGTTCATCGGGGTGTCATCATGATCGACCAGCGCATCTCCCTCAGGGCCGTCGAAAGGCCGCCGGCACACGGGACTGAAGAGGACTTTTCGTGGTTCTGCGAGAGTCTCGGCCTCACTCACGGGCGCGACCTTGACACGACGGCAGAGAGGGTCGTCCTCCAGATCCTGGAGGAAGTCGCGGAGGAACCCGGCGTTTCGTCGGCGAGGATCGCGGAGAGACTTGCGATCACGCCGGGGAGGGTGAACCACCACGTGCGAAACCTCGTCGCCACCGGCCTCCTGTACCGCAGAAAAAAACTCATCTACCTGCGGGGCGGGAGTCTTGCGGCCGCAGTCGTGGAGATGAAGAAGGACGCCGACCGGATCTTCGACGAACTCCATGTGATTGCGGAGGTCCTCGACAGAGAAATAGTTCGGCACTGA
- the coaBC gene encoding bifunctional phosphopantothenoylcysteine decarboxylase/phosphopantothenate--cysteine ligase CoaBC — MSGGRRLEGKTVVLAVTGSIAVVETVRLAHELRRRGAVVQAVMSAAACGIVHPDALTYATGREAITRCTGMVEHVLYCGEGGCADLLLVAPCTANTIGKIAHGIDDTPVTTFATTALGRGMPVVVVPAMHESMYRHPGVVENLAKLESWGIDVVPPRIEEGKAKIAGIEEIALNVERALLGRPLAGKRVVITSGACAEPVDDVRVLTTRSTGQMGRALALEAYRLGAAVTVVHAGHVPCVENVHAETAGEMMEAVLAAVGKGADYYLSAAAISDFAPARATGKIPSGAPVEIGLRPLPKVLDAVLRIFSGTVVAFKLGWDEEARAAAMLDAGVAMVVVNTPPVMGAAGGEFVLMKSDSRRTVTGTKEEVAEAIWSALL, encoded by the coding sequence ATGAGCGGCGGACGAAGGCTTGAAGGAAAAACGGTTGTTCTGGCGGTAACAGGCAGCATCGCGGTTGTCGAGACGGTGCGGCTCGCCCACGAACTCCGGCGGCGGGGTGCGGTTGTGCAGGCCGTCATGAGCGCGGCGGCCTGCGGGATCGTCCACCCCGACGCCCTCACCTATGCCACAGGCCGGGAGGCGATCACCCGGTGCACCGGCATGGTCGAGCACGTCCTCTACTGCGGAGAAGGGGGATGCGCCGACCTCCTCCTCGTTGCCCCGTGCACCGCGAACACGATCGGAAAGATTGCCCACGGCATCGACGACACGCCTGTCACCACCTTTGCGACGACGGCCCTTGGTCGGGGTATGCCGGTGGTCGTCGTGCCCGCGATGCACGAGTCGATGTACCGCCATCCCGGCGTCGTCGAGAACCTGGCAAAACTGGAGTCCTGGGGAATCGACGTAGTCCCACCGCGGATAGAGGAGGGGAAAGCGAAGATCGCCGGTATCGAGGAGATCGCCCTCAACGTGGAGCGCGCCCTCCTTGGTCGTCCCCTTGCCGGAAAACGCGTGGTGATCACGAGCGGCGCCTGCGCCGAACCCGTGGACGACGTGCGGGTGCTCACCACCCGCTCCACCGGGCAGATGGGCCGGGCCCTGGCCCTGGAGGCCTACCGCCTCGGGGCGGCGGTGACAGTCGTCCATGCGGGACACGTCCCCTGCGTCGAGAATGTGCATGCGGAGACGGCAGGCGAGATGATGGAGGCGGTGCTCGCCGCGGTCGGAAAGGGTGCCGACTACTATCTCTCGGCGGCGGCGATCTCCGACTTCGCCCCGGCGAGGGCGACAGGAAAGATACCGAGTGGTGCTCCTGTGGAGATCGGCCTCCGTCCCCTCCCCAAGGTGCTCGACGCCGTCCTCCGAATTTTTTCCGGGACGGTCGTCGCCTTCAAACTCGGGTGGGACGAGGAGGCAAGGGCCGCGGCGATGCTCGACGCCGGCGTCGCCATGGTCGTTGTGAATACACCGCCGGTGATGGGGGCCGCGGGCGGGGAGTTTGTGCTTATGAAATCGGATTCGAGGAGAACTGTTACAGGAACGAAGGAGGAGGTGGCAGAGGCGATATGGTCCGCACTGCTGTAG
- a CDS encoding DUF424 family protein, with protein MYLKIHRTPSSEVVAVCDDDLLNTTLREGDLCIQINGDFYGTTHATEEEVRAALRHAANANVIGKESVGIAVTMGLISENTCRTICGVPHAFIIAV; from the coding sequence ATGTACCTCAAGATCCACCGGACACCCAGTAGCGAGGTGGTGGCGGTCTGTGACGACGACCTGCTCAACACCACCCTCCGCGAAGGTGATCTCTGCATCCAAATCAACGGGGATTTCTATGGGACGACGCACGCCACCGAGGAGGAGGTGCGTGCCGCCCTCAGACACGCCGCCAACGCAAACGTGATCGGAAAGGAATCTGTCGGCATCGCCGTCACAATGGGACTGATCTCCGAGAACACCTGCAGGACCATCTGCGGCGTCCCGCACGCCTTTATCATTGCGGTCTAG
- a CDS encoding TatD family hydrolase — MKLPETPITDDHIHFNPHRGRGVEAAKDFKRAGGTHVFYVSLPAYSLGICPTTADDFAASFEETLRIADLVRTGAGITVFPVLGVHPIEVLKYADRLGLPAAESLACSGLDVAARLVAEGRAVGLKSGRPHFPVTGDVAAASERVLVHALELAADLGCALQVHAESGPCADIVDLAKKAGMDPGRVVKHYATPDTPLMPSFLAKQDGLAAMARAGRRFTMETDYMDENSRPGAVLGPKSVPRVTRHLLETGAITEDDAWRIHAETPAAVYGVEITL; from the coding sequence ATGAAACTCCCTGAAACCCCGATCACCGACGACCACATCCACTTCAACCCCCACCGGGGCCGGGGCGTGGAGGCGGCGAAGGACTTCAAGAGGGCCGGCGGGACGCACGTCTTCTACGTCTCCCTGCCCGCCTACTCCCTCGGCATCTGCCCGACGACCGCCGACGACTTCGCCGCCTCCTTCGAGGAGACCCTGCGGATCGCCGACCTCGTCAGGACAGGCGCCGGCATCACCGTCTTTCCCGTCCTCGGCGTCCACCCGATCGAGGTGCTGAAATACGCCGACCGCCTCGGCCTTCCCGCCGCCGAGTCCCTCGCCTGCTCCGGCCTCGACGTCGCCGCCCGCCTCGTTGCCGAAGGCCGGGCCGTCGGCCTCAAGAGCGGCCGCCCCCACTTCCCGGTCACCGGGGACGTCGCCGCCGCCTCAGAGAGAGTGCTCGTCCACGCCCTCGAACTCGCCGCCGACCTCGGGTGCGCCCTTCAGGTCCACGCCGAGAGCGGGCCGTGCGCCGACATCGTCGACCTCGCGAAAAAAGCCGGCATGGACCCCGGCCGGGTCGTCAAGCACTACGCCACCCCTGACACCCCCCTCATGCCCTCCTTCCTTGCAAAGCAGGACGGACTCGCCGCCATGGCGAGGGCGGGCCGGCGTTTCACCATGGAGACCGACTACATGGACGAAAACAGCAGGCCCGGCGCCGTCCTCGGCCCGAAATCCGTGCCGCGGGTCACACGCCACCTCCTTGAGACCGGCGCGATCACCGAAGACGACGCCTGGCGGATCCACGCCGAAACACCCGCCGCCGTGTATGGCGTCGAGATCACCCTCTGA
- a CDS encoding pantoate kinase, protein MVRTAVAFSPGHISGYFRKVAGETPETTGSLGAGLVIDEGVRAEASAAAAPEVVVRCLGAHGEVISESAGSAPLEYVMHELGVTARVETACRLPIGAGFGLSAAALLSSITALDALFDLGMDRAGIAALAHRTEVVHNTGLGDVAACQGGGLVCRQTPGTTGAITRVPLDGTFWALSFGPLPTPEVLGSAERLAQVAAACPARCPADLADFFRLSRSFAEKSGLIPPEVRAALAACDAAGVPASMTMLGLGVFAAGEEAGEVLAAFGDTIPLGVAREGFRLLEVRP, encoded by the coding sequence ATGGTCCGCACTGCTGTAGCCTTTTCGCCCGGGCACATCTCGGGATATTTCAGGAAGGTTGCCGGGGAGACGCCGGAGACGACAGGCAGCCTTGGCGCCGGTCTCGTCATCGACGAGGGCGTGAGGGCCGAGGCCTCGGCCGCCGCCGCGCCGGAGGTGGTGGTCAGGTGCCTCGGCGCCCACGGTGAGGTCATATCCGAATCCGCTGGTTCTGCCCCGCTCGAATATGTGATGCATGAACTCGGGGTGACGGCGAGGGTGGAGACCGCTTGCCGTCTCCCGATCGGCGCCGGCTTCGGCCTCTCCGCGGCCGCTCTCCTCTCCTCGATCACCGCCCTCGACGCCCTCTTCGACCTCGGCATGGACAGGGCCGGGATCGCCGCCCTCGCCCACCGCACCGAGGTCGTCCACAACACCGGCCTCGGCGACGTCGCCGCGTGCCAGGGCGGCGGACTTGTCTGCAGGCAGACGCCGGGCACGACCGGGGCGATCACCAGGGTCCCTCTCGACGGGACGTTCTGGGCCCTCTCCTTCGGCCCCCTGCCGACGCCCGAGGTGCTCGGCTCGGCCGAAAGGCTGGCACAGGTCGCCGCCGCCTGTCCGGCCAGGTGCCCGGCCGACCTCGCCGACTTTTTCCGTCTCTCCCGCTCCTTTGCCGAGAAGAGCGGCCTTATCCCGCCTGAAGTGCGGGCGGCACTTGCGGCGTGCGACGCCGCGGGCGTACCCGCAAGCATGACCATGCTCGGCCTCGGCGTCTTTGCCGCCGGGGAGGAGGCGGGCGAGGTGCTCGCCGCATTCGGCGACACGATCCCCCTCGGGGTGGCACGCGAGGGTTTCCGCCTCCTGGAGGTGCGGCCATGA
- a CDS encoding 60S ribosomal export protein NMD3 has translation MVEILPSVCPRCGKESIGLCNECRAVETAWLVCDSRVESIYCPVCDSQKHGKTWSDTMVDRDTLIRELAVSALHLHADLRGSEIVISSYDPSPNRTIARMEVSSTLYGVPVSGECTTKIVWRKEQCDRCNRISGGYYEGIIQVRATDRKLSGRELETATRIAEQTEDVLQEGGARLSFVSKIDETKDGLDIVVGSNQMGQAIASDITGALGGRLTTHPKLVGEKDGKRLFRITFLVRLPRYQKGDVVVQRDRYVEVRQTGHGQLQVFDLQDGANRFIAEDEAERLVGNVGEAETALVAYLYDDIVGILDPKTQGAVECRVVPWLHPEEGGTVLVLRDTETRQFILVG, from the coding sequence ATGGTCGAGATACTGCCAAGTGTCTGCCCCCGCTGTGGGAAGGAATCGATCGGGCTCTGTAATGAGTGCCGGGCTGTGGAAACCGCGTGGCTCGTCTGCGACAGCCGGGTGGAGAGCATCTACTGCCCGGTCTGCGACTCGCAGAAGCATGGGAAGACCTGGAGCGACACAATGGTCGACCGCGATACCCTCATCCGGGAACTCGCGGTCTCGGCCCTCCACCTCCACGCCGACCTGCGGGGATCGGAGATCGTCATCTCCTCCTATGACCCGAGCCCGAACAGGACAATCGCCCGTATGGAGGTCTCGAGCACCCTGTACGGCGTCCCGGTTTCGGGAGAATGTACGACGAAGATTGTCTGGCGCAAGGAGCAGTGCGACAGGTGCAACCGGATCAGCGGCGGTTACTACGAGGGGATCATCCAGGTGCGGGCGACCGACCGGAAGTTGAGCGGCCGTGAATTGGAGACCGCGACACGGATCGCCGAGCAGACCGAGGACGTCCTCCAGGAAGGGGGGGCCCGCCTCTCCTTTGTCTCGAAGATCGACGAGACGAAGGACGGCCTCGACATCGTCGTCGGCTCGAACCAGATGGGGCAGGCGATTGCAAGCGACATCACCGGCGCCCTCGGCGGTCGGCTCACCACCCACCCGAAACTCGTCGGCGAGAAGGACGGGAAGAGGCTCTTCAGGATCACGTTCCTTGTCCGCCTGCCGCGGTACCAGAAAGGAGACGTGGTCGTCCAGCGGGACCGGTACGTCGAGGTGCGCCAGACCGGGCACGGTCAGCTCCAGGTCTTCGACCTCCAGGACGGCGCGAACAGGTTCATCGCCGAAGATGAGGCAGAAAGGCTTGTCGGCAATGTCGGCGAGGCCGAGACCGCTCTTGTCGCGTACCTGTACGACGACATCGTCGGCATCCTGGACCCGAAGACGCAGGGCGCCGTGGAGTGCAGGGTCGTCCCCTGGCTGCACCCCGAGGAAGGCGGGACAGTCCTTGTGCTCCGCGACACCGAGACCAGACAGTTCATCCTTGTCGGATGA
- a CDS encoding SAM-dependent methyltransferase, whose translation MRVRKVSPGKLAAAVREAWADPDRRPYVEGGVAYVPVRDGWPADLDLPERQPYSGRPFQMIGDTAVLHGARPTPAELDEILAWRRPACVLCLRTIDGVRRLPGVEVLYGKPHPVCHHENGLWYWLNPAEVMFAQGNLEERARMGRAVRPGERVADMFAGIGYFTLPMAAAGASVHALEINPVSFGYLRRNVEENGLDGLVRPECGDCRDLLSGTYDRIVMGHFEAPSFLPDALAHAGPGTVLHLHALGDAGAAIDNATAAAGFSAAVATRKVKKYGPHIWHVVHDVVLDERRTKA comes from the coding sequence ATGCGGGTGCGGAAGGTCTCCCCCGGTAAACTTGCTGCAGCAGTGCGGGAGGCGTGGGCCGACCCCGACCGCCGCCCCTATGTCGAGGGAGGCGTCGCGTATGTGCCGGTGCGTGATGGCTGGCCTGCCGATCTCGACCTCCCTGAGCGGCAGCCGTACAGCGGCCGCCCCTTCCAGATGATCGGCGACACCGCCGTCCTCCATGGCGCCCGCCCGACCCCTGCCGAACTGGATGAGATCCTTGCCTGGCGTCGCCCTGCTTGCGTCCTCTGCCTGAGGACGATCGACGGGGTACGGCGTCTCCCCGGCGTCGAGGTGCTCTATGGCAAGCCCCACCCTGTCTGCCACCACGAGAACGGCCTCTGGTACTGGCTCAACCCCGCGGAGGTGATGTTCGCGCAGGGGAACCTGGAGGAACGCGCCCGCATGGGGAGGGCGGTGCGGCCTGGCGAGAGGGTGGCAGACATGTTTGCGGGGATCGGCTACTTCACCCTCCCGATGGCCGCAGCCGGAGCGTCGGTGCATGCGCTGGAGATCAACCCGGTCTCTTTCGGCTACCTGAGACGGAACGTGGAGGAGAACGGTCTGGATGGGCTGGTCAGGCCCGAGTGCGGCGACTGCCGCGACCTCCTCTCCGGCACCTATGATCGGATCGTGATGGGCCATTTCGAGGCCCCGTCCTTCCTCCCCGACGCCCTGGCTCATGCCGGGCCGGGCACTGTCCTCCACCTCCACGCCCTCGGTGACGCCGGTGCCGCTATCGACAATGCAACTGCTGCGGCCGGATTTTCTGCAGCGGTCGCCACCCGCAAAGTAAAGAAATATGGGCCGCATATATGGCATGTCGTACATGACGTGGTGCTCGATGAGCGGCGGACGAAGGCTTGA
- a CDS encoding 4-phosphopantoate--beta-alanine ligase, with protein sequence MTTIPKDHPRYAALLVRDRLAAAMREGVLAPEGLIAQGRGEAFDYLLGEKTTESAARAERAAAAMLLSARRPVISVNGNTAALCAHQIAALQKASGAAVEVNLFHRTEERMEKIIALLRSHGVDVLTGTSERLIPLAHDRALCLRDGIGAADLVLVPLEDGDRCEALRAMGKDVIAIDLNPLSRTARTATLAVVDEVTRAVPAITAHCRDLSADEARRIAASVDATAFLKEALAGMIRHLEVINDALE encoded by the coding sequence ATGACGACCATCCCGAAAGACCACCCGCGGTATGCGGCCCTCCTCGTCCGCGACCGCCTTGCCGCGGCTATGCGTGAGGGCGTCCTCGCCCCGGAGGGCCTGATCGCCCAGGGCCGCGGCGAGGCCTTCGACTATCTCCTCGGCGAAAAGACGACGGAAAGCGCCGCCCGCGCCGAGAGGGCCGCCGCGGCGATGCTCCTCTCGGCCCGCCGCCCGGTCATCTCGGTGAACGGGAACACGGCCGCCCTCTGTGCCCACCAGATCGCCGCCCTCCAGAAGGCGAGCGGTGCGGCCGTCGAGGTGAACCTCTTCCACAGGACAGAGGAGAGGATGGAAAAGATCATCGCCCTCCTCCGGTCCCACGGCGTTGACGTCCTCACCGGCACGTCGGAACGCCTCATCCCCCTCGCCCACGACCGGGCCCTCTGCCTCCGCGACGGCATCGGGGCCGCGGACCTGGTCCTCGTCCCCCTGGAGGACGGCGACAGGTGCGAGGCCCTGAGGGCGATGGGCAAGGACGTCATCGCCATCGACTTAAACCCCCTCTCGCGGACGGCGCGGACCGCGACCCTCGCGGTCGTCGACGAGGTGACGCGGGCAGTCCCCGCGATCACCGCCCACTGCCGCGACCTCTCCGCCGACGAGGCCCGGAGGATCGCCGCGTCCGTCGACGCCACCGCCTTCCTGAAGGAGGCGCTTGCCGGGATGATCCGGCACCTTGAGGTGATCAACGATGCTCTGGAGTGA
- a CDS encoding DUF4367 domain-containing protein codes for MRPEYLFLLLVLPAVLVAGCTGDTTPPVIPENWSADVTVEGEGAAVTLGMVTAGDERFRVTFPDGTLITDDGRRLWTSDPVAGEISVILSEYRGTVLDERTWLIWNVFRARKVLEGAYEKGNLTYKGMETEDGRTVRVVEIAGNESLGEAPTRFRDPVYRIRASADSETGVLAGATFYGRDGRELARFTFRDMVADPEVPPGTFSFVPPHGTEVRLARTFAVTPMVFVDRTKIPEEVPVPSYLPPGYAFREGYLLPGMYAVLTFTNSAGDILTLVARPADLPDPDHPRGTPEEVTAGNFSGRLYRGDGPDVLAWTDGETSFKLTGVAGEDEMVRVAASVEALS; via the coding sequence ATGCGGCCTGAGTATCTGTTTCTCCTCCTCGTCCTGCCGGCGGTCCTTGTCGCGGGCTGCACGGGGGATACCACGCCCCCGGTGATCCCGGAGAACTGGTCTGCCGACGTCACGGTCGAGGGAGAGGGCGCTGCCGTCACCCTCGGCATGGTCACCGCCGGGGACGAACGCTTCCGTGTCACGTTCCCTGACGGCACCCTGATCACCGACGACGGCCGGCGCCTCTGGACTTCCGACCCGGTCGCGGGAGAGATCTCGGTGATCCTCTCAGAATACAGGGGCACCGTCCTGGACGAGCGTACCTGGCTGATCTGGAATGTCTTCAGAGCACGGAAAGTGCTTGAAGGTGCCTATGAGAAGGGAAACCTCACGTACAAAGGCATGGAAACAGAGGACGGCCGCACCGTCAGGGTCGTCGAGATCGCGGGGAACGAGTCACTCGGCGAGGCCCCGACCCGCTTCAGGGACCCGGTGTACCGGATCAGGGCGTCGGCAGATTCAGAAACCGGCGTCCTTGCCGGGGCAACCTTCTATGGCCGGGATGGGCGGGAACTGGCCAGGTTCACCTTCAGGGACATGGTCGCCGACCCGGAGGTCCCGCCCGGCACCTTCTCCTTCGTCCCGCCGCACGGGACAGAGGTGAGGCTGGCGCGGACCTTTGCCGTCACGCCGATGGTCTTCGTCGACCGCACGAAGATCCCCGAAGAGGTGCCGGTCCCCTCGTACCTCCCTCCCGGCTACGCCTTCCGCGAGGGGTACCTGCTGCCCGGCATGTATGCGGTTCTCACCTTCACGAACAGTGCCGGGGACATCCTTACCCTCGTTGCCCGGCCTGCCGACCTCCCTGACCCCGACCATCCCCGCGGCACGCCTGAAGAGGTGACGGCCGGGAATTTTTCCGGACGACTGTACCGGGGCGATGGGCCCGATGTCCTCGCCTGGACAGACGGGGAGACTTCCTTTAAGCTCACCGGCGTCGCCGGGGAGGACGAGATGGTGCGGGTCGCGGCGTCGGTCGAAGCCCTCTCCTGA
- the groL gene encoding chaperonin GroEL (60 kDa chaperone family; promotes refolding of misfolded polypeptides especially under stressful conditions; forms two stacked rings of heptamers to form a barrel-shaped 14mer; ends can be capped by GroES; misfolded proteins enter the barrel where they are refolded when GroES binds): MTSSSKQIMFREDARKALLAGVNKVADTVKITLGPKGRNVVLDRGSRPLVTNDGVTIAKEITLRDRFENMGAKLVKEVASKTQDTTGDGTTTATILAQAMLVEGMKNIAAGANPVEVKRGIDRAVASVVDGLKKQSIPVNDKEKIVQVATVSANNDEEIGALIADAMEKVGYNGVISVENSKTLETTLTVEEGMQFARGYISPYMVTDQEQMVCEFEDPAVLITDRKISTVKQIVPALEMAASEGKPLLIIADDVDGDAQAALILNVIRGALKVCAVKAPGFGEEKNAVLDDIAVLTGATVISEAKGLKLEDFTDDMLGHARNVRIDHDKTVIVGGKGAKSAIEERKALLESRIKIADTEYRTKNLQKRLAKLGGGVAVIRVGAATETEQKETKMRIDDALNATKAAVEEGVVVGGGVTLFRAQNVLDGLNLEGDQTIGASIVRRALEEPLRQIAANAGVEGAEIVARVRAEKNPNVGYNAKKDCIEDLVAAGVLDPTKVVRSGLQNAASIAGMLLTTEAAVTDFDDEKDEKTRAIII; encoded by the coding sequence ATGACATCATCAAGCAAACAGATCATGTTCAGGGAAGATGCGAGGAAGGCCCTCCTCGCCGGCGTCAACAAGGTCGCTGACACCGTCAAGATCACACTCGGCCCGAAGGGGCGCAACGTCGTCCTCGACCGGGGCAGCAGGCCCCTCGTCACCAACGACGGCGTGACCATCGCAAAGGAGATCACCCTCCGCGACCGCTTCGAGAATATGGGGGCGAAACTCGTGAAGGAAGTCGCCTCGAAGACCCAGGACACCACCGGCGACGGCACCACCACGGCGACGATCCTGGCGCAGGCGATGCTCGTCGAGGGGATGAAGAACATCGCCGCCGGCGCAAACCCCGTCGAGGTCAAGCGCGGCATCGACCGTGCCGTCGCCTCGGTCGTCGACGGCCTCAAGAAGCAGAGCATCCCGGTGAACGATAAGGAGAAGATCGTCCAGGTCGCCACCGTCTCCGCCAACAACGACGAGGAGATCGGCGCCCTCATCGCCGACGCCATGGAGAAGGTCGGCTACAACGGCGTCATCTCGGTCGAGAACTCGAAGACCCTGGAGACCACCCTCACTGTCGAGGAGGGCATGCAGTTCGCCCGCGGCTACATCTCGCCGTACATGGTCACCGACCAGGAACAGATGGTCTGCGAGTTCGAAGACCCGGCCGTCCTCATCACCGACCGGAAGATCTCGACTGTCAAGCAGATCGTCCCGGCCCTGGAGATGGCGGCGTCCGAGGGCAAGCCCCTCCTGATCATCGCCGACGACGTTGACGGCGACGCCCAGGCCGCCCTGATCCTCAATGTCATCCGCGGCGCCCTGAAAGTCTGCGCCGTGAAGGCACCCGGATTCGGCGAGGAGAAGAACGCTGTCCTCGACGATATCGCCGTGCTTACCGGTGCGACGGTCATCTCCGAGGCGAAGGGGCTGAAGCTCGAGGACTTCACCGACGATATGCTCGGCCATGCCCGGAACGTCAGGATCGACCACGACAAGACCGTGATCGTCGGCGGGAAGGGTGCGAAGTCTGCGATCGAGGAGAGGAAGGCGCTCCTTGAGTCCAGGATCAAGATCGCCGACACCGAGTACCGCACGAAGAACCTCCAGAAGCGTCTCGCCAAACTCGGCGGCGGCGTGGCCGTGATCAGGGTCGGGGCCGCGACCGAGACCGAGCAGAAGGAGACGAAGATGCGGATCGACGACGCCCTCAACGCCACCAAGGCGGCTGTCGAGGAAGGCGTCGTGGTGGGCGGCGGTGTCACCCTCTTCAGGGCGCAGAACGTGCTCGACGGCCTGAACCTCGAAGGAGACCAGACGATCGGTGCGAGCATCGTCAGGCGTGCCCTGGAAGAACCCCTCAGGCAGATCGCGGCGAACGCCGGTGTCGAGGGCGCCGAGATCGTCGCACGGGTCAGGGCCGAGAAGAACCCGAATGTCGGCTACAACGCGAAGAAGGACTGCATCGAAGACCTCGTCGCCGCCGGTGTCCTCGACCCGACAAAGGTCGTGCGGAGCGGTCTCCAGAACGCCGCCTCGATCGCGGGGATGCTCCTCACCACCGAAGCGGCCGTCACCGACTTCGACGACGAAAAGGACGAGAAGACCCGGGCCATCATCATCTGA
- the groES gene encoding co-chaperone GroES yields MTKIQPIGERVLIKPEKFEEKTKTGIYIPDSAQEKRKEGTVVAVGTFEDGRPLPVAAGDHVIYGGYSAEEIEIDGEKHLFVGWKDILAKVE; encoded by the coding sequence ATGACAAAAATCCAGCCTATCGGTGAAAGAGTTCTCATTAAACCGGAGAAATTCGAGGAAAAGACCAAAACCGGGATTTATATCCCGGACTCTGCACAGGAAAAGCGGAAGGAAGGGACGGTCGTTGCCGTCGGCACCTTTGAGGACGGCCGCCCTCTCCCCGTCGCCGCCGGGGACCATGTCATCTACGGAGGCTATTCGGCCGAAGAGATCGAGATCGACGGCGAGAAGCACCTCTTTGTCGGGTGGAAAGACATTCTTGCGAAGGTGGAGTGA
- a CDS encoding dihydroneopterin aldolase family protein, whose product MISDREQAVFEAGIKLGALYHQWVGTPISRATASSVETAIEQAVGLQPYVTAIRVRLNRDLMTANPYGYSELSGAMFSVEITTVYGKARCVAALDYTGAYPLMSIRSIDETP is encoded by the coding sequence ATGATTTCGGATCGTGAACAGGCGGTCTTCGAGGCCGGGATCAAACTCGGCGCCCTGTACCACCAGTGGGTCGGCACCCCGATCTCGCGGGCGACGGCGTCGAGCGTCGAGACGGCGATCGAGCAGGCCGTCGGCCTCCAGCCGTACGTGACTGCAATCAGGGTGCGGCTGAACCGCGACCTCATGACCGCGAACCCCTACGGCTACTCCGAACTCAGCGGGGCGATGTTCTCCGTGGAGATCACCACCGTCTACGGGAAGGCCCGGTGCGTCGCCGCCCTCGACTACACCGGTGCGTACCCCCTCATGTCCATCAGGTCCATCGATGAAACTCCCTGA